In one Bacillus thuringiensis genomic region, the following are encoded:
- a CDS encoding 4'-phosphopantetheinyl transferase family protein produces the protein MKIPKNIESHLFKQLSNLVSNEKKERMKRLLNSCDINRTLIGDLLIRSLICQKYKINNEEIRFIYNEYGKPFVENFSDFHFNLSHSGEWVVCTTANFNVGIDIEKVSEIEALKLANEFFSEEEFYDISNINSDEQINYFYDLWTLKESYIKTIGKGLYIPLNSFSIKKESPTLISYKYIPQNFYFRQYNIEPNYKISACATRDEFPQEIIIKDIYAICQNIYKFESKEKINAED, from the coding sequence GTGAAAATACCAAAGAATATTGAAAGTCATTTGTTTAAGCAACTTAGTAACTTGGTTTCAAATGAGAAGAAAGAACGAATGAAGCGTTTATTAAACTCATGCGACATTAATAGAACTTTGATAGGGGATTTACTAATCCGATCTCTAATCTGCCAAAAGTATAAAATTAATAATGAAGAAATTAGATTTATATATAATGAGTATGGAAAACCTTTTGTTGAAAATTTTTCTGACTTTCATTTTAATCTGTCACATTCAGGAGAATGGGTGGTTTGTACTACTGCTAATTTTAATGTGGGTATTGATATAGAAAAGGTTTCAGAGATAGAGGCTCTTAAATTAGCAAATGAATTTTTTTCAGAGGAAGAATTTTATGATATATCTAATATAAATTCTGATGAACAAATTAATTATTTTTATGATTTATGGACATTAAAAGAAAGTTATATAAAAACGATTGGAAAAGGGCTTTATATCCCGTTAAATTCATTCTCTATAAAAAAAGAGTCACCAACTTTAATTTCATATAAGTATATACCTCAAAACTTTTACTTTAGACAATATAACATTGAGCCAAATTATAAGATATCTGCTTGTGCAACAAGGGATGAATTTCCGCAAGAGATAATAATTAAAGACATTTATGCAATTTGCCAAAATATATACAAATTTGAAAGTAAGGAGAAAATCAATGCAGAAGACTAA
- a CDS encoding thioesterase II family protein translates to MQKTKLFCFPHAGGSAFSYAKWKNHFNPYIEVVPIELAGRGYRIEENLYQSMEEAVNDVYNKIVMQIDDSPYILFGHSMGSLIAYEVARKIKDSKNVSPEFLVLSGRNHPNSKIKNIRHNLSNEQFKREVIAMGGTPSGVLQSEELMEIFLPILRADFKIVETYIHDNDIQPCDIDFLIFNGENDEFTTYDQVIKWEQYTSRTCTLHSFEGNHFFLNENIEEIAKSIIRKLDSKRLSNSF, encoded by the coding sequence ATGCAGAAGACTAAACTTTTTTGCTTTCCACATGCTGGGGGATCTGCGTTTAGTTACGCAAAATGGAAAAATCACTTTAATCCATATATTGAGGTAGTCCCGATAGAGTTAGCTGGTAGAGGATATAGAATTGAAGAAAACTTGTACCAAAGTATGGAAGAGGCAGTAAATGATGTCTACAATAAAATAGTTATGCAGATAGATGATTCGCCCTACATTCTATTCGGGCATAGCATGGGAAGTTTGATTGCCTATGAAGTAGCAAGAAAAATAAAAGATTCTAAAAACGTATCGCCTGAATTTCTTGTTTTGTCCGGTAGAAATCATCCAAATAGTAAAATAAAAAATATCCGACATAATCTTTCTAATGAGCAATTTAAAAGAGAAGTTATTGCAATGGGAGGTACACCATCCGGGGTACTTCAATCAGAAGAATTAATGGAGATTTTTCTCCCAATTCTAAGAGCAGATTTTAAAATTGTCGAGACATATATTCATGACAATGATATACAACCATGTGATATTGATTTTCTTATATTTAATGGGGAAAATGATGAATTTACTACATATGATCAAGTAATAAAATGGGAGCAATATACAAGTAGAACGTGTACTCTTCATTCTTTTGAAGGTAATCATTTCTTTCTAAATGAAAATATTGAAGAAATAGCAAAGAGTATTATAAGAAAGTTAGATTCTAAAAGATTATCAAATAGTTTTTAG
- a CDS encoding anion transporter, with amino-acid sequence MKEIVFVQNKKRLLMKFEFLKKDLVLTISLILAIVSCFIHSPKVEYINFEVLISLFNLMVAIKALEQLKILDKLAVAILNKCNNSRSISIILILLCFICSMFVTNDVALLTFVPITLVISKKTQMNMMDTIILQTIAANIGSSLMPMGNPQNLYLYSYYGIKLIPFLGSILLLAVLGISLLFIFTQKLQKTDLKIELPVITVKNRKKATIWILILITIIASIFGFINYYIALIVTLMAAFTLDRNLLLKIDYFLLITFVCFFIFIGNISHSDALGTFARANLRGDTSVFFSSIFLSQLISNFPTSILLSNFTSDWKALLLGVNIGGLGTIIASLASVISYKLFIQANVKESKAYLIKFSIYNFSFLIILTCIQYFIFKFL; translated from the coding sequence GTGAAAGAAATAGTATTCGTTCAAAATAAAAAAAGACTCCTTATGAAATTCGAATTTTTAAAAAAGGATTTAGTACTTACCATTTCACTGATACTAGCAATTGTAAGCTGCTTCATACATTCGCCAAAGGTCGAATATATTAACTTTGAAGTGTTAATTAGCTTATTTAATCTAATGGTGGCCATTAAGGCCTTGGAACAACTAAAGATATTAGACAAACTTGCCGTTGCGATTTTAAATAAATGCAATAACAGCAGGTCAATATCTATTATTCTAATTTTGTTATGCTTTATTTGCTCCATGTTTGTAACAAATGATGTTGCTCTCCTCACTTTTGTACCAATAACACTTGTCATTAGTAAAAAAACACAAATGAACATGATGGATACAATCATCCTGCAGACAATTGCGGCAAACATCGGTAGTAGCTTGATGCCTATGGGAAACCCACAAAATTTATATCTATATTCTTACTATGGAATTAAGCTCATCCCATTTTTAGGTTCAATCCTGCTTTTAGCTGTACTTGGAATTAGTTTGTTGTTTATATTTACTCAAAAACTTCAAAAAACAGATTTAAAAATAGAACTACCTGTTATTACCGTGAAGAATCGAAAAAAAGCTACCATCTGGATTTTGATACTTATCACTATCATTGCATCTATTTTTGGTTTCATTAATTATTACATTGCGCTAATAGTTACATTGATGGCAGCTTTTACGTTAGATAGAAACTTACTATTAAAGATTGATTACTTTCTTCTAATAACCTTTGTCTGTTTTTTTATTTTTATTGGAAACATTTCTCATTCTGATGCGCTGGGGACCTTTGCTCGCGCTAATTTAAGAGGAGATACTTCAGTCTTCTTTAGTTCCATATTTTTGAGTCAATTGATTAGCAATTTTCCTACTTCAATTCTTCTATCAAACTTTACTTCTGATTGGAAAGCTTTATTACTAGGAGTAAATATTGGAGGGCTTGGAACAATTATCGCATCTTTAGCCAGTGTAATCTCCTATAAACTATTCATTCAGGCCAATGTTAAAGAGAGTAAGGCGTATTTAATTAAATTTAGCATTTACAACTTTTCATTTTTAATCATACTTACATGTATACAATACTTTATTTTTAAATTTCTATAA
- a CDS encoding alanine/glycine:cation symporter family protein, translated as MERFFVELVGSTNDFLWSKLLIIMLVICGIYFTFKLNFVQFRMLKEMVRVLMEGKSGSKDQISPFQAFCIGMAARVGTGNITGIAIAIALGGPGAVFWMWIISIISSASSFVESTLAQIYKVKDKTGFRGGPSYYMEKGLNKRWMGVLFSILITITFGLVFNSVQSNTVTIAFQNSFGTDRLTVGIIMAIAFAAIIFGGVQRIAKMAEYKVVFLAVLYIGVALFVVVTNISKMPEVLSLIVQNAFGFKQIAGGSIGAALMNGVKRGLFSNEAGMGSAPNVAATATTSHPVKQGLIQAFGVLTDTLIICTSTAFIILLSDAYKQPGLNGIALTQAALSEHIGSWASGCLAIFVFLFGFGALIGNYYYGETNIRFLHTSKVWLMTYRISVLAMIVFGSVAKVQIVWDLADLFMGFMVIINLIAITLLSKVAFAALQDYINQKKTGKDPVFYKESIKGLENVECWDSYEETSKKKSV; from the coding sequence ATGGAAAGATTTTTTGTAGAGTTAGTCGGATCAACAAATGATTTTTTATGGTCTAAATTGTTAATTATTATGCTTGTTATTTGCGGAATTTATTTTACATTTAAATTGAATTTTGTACAGTTTCGAATGTTAAAAGAGATGGTCCGTGTATTAATGGAGGGAAAAAGTGGTTCTAAAGATCAAATCTCTCCTTTTCAAGCGTTTTGTATTGGTATGGCAGCTCGCGTTGGAACAGGGAATATTACAGGAATTGCGATTGCGATTGCATTAGGAGGTCCTGGAGCTGTATTTTGGATGTGGATTATTTCTATTATTAGCTCGGCATCCAGTTTTGTTGAAAGCACATTAGCACAGATATATAAAGTAAAAGATAAAACTGGTTTCCGCGGTGGGCCATCCTATTATATGGAAAAAGGGTTAAATAAACGTTGGATGGGAGTATTATTCTCTATTTTAATTACAATTACTTTCGGTCTTGTATTCAATTCAGTACAATCAAATACAGTTACAATTGCTTTTCAAAATTCATTTGGTACAGATCGTTTAACAGTTGGGATAATCATGGCCATTGCTTTCGCCGCGATTATCTTTGGTGGTGTACAACGTATTGCAAAAATGGCTGAATACAAGGTGGTATTTTTAGCGGTATTATACATTGGAGTTGCATTATTTGTTGTAGTTACCAACATATCAAAAATGCCGGAAGTTCTTTCTCTTATTGTTCAAAACGCATTTGGTTTTAAACAAATAGCAGGAGGTTCAATTGGTGCAGCACTTATGAATGGAGTTAAACGTGGTTTATTTTCAAATGAAGCTGGTATGGGAAGTGCACCAAACGTTGCTGCAACAGCAACAACAAGTCATCCGGTGAAACAAGGACTGATTCAAGCATTTGGTGTATTAACCGATACACTGATCATTTGTACTAGTACTGCCTTTATTATTTTGCTGTCTGATGCATATAAACAACCGGGGTTAAATGGTATTGCACTTACACAAGCAGCATTAAGTGAACACATCGGTTCTTGGGCATCGGGTTGTCTTGCTATCTTTGTCTTTTTATTTGGATTTGGTGCGTTAATTGGCAACTATTATTATGGTGAAACAAATATTCGCTTCTTACATACAAGTAAAGTGTGGTTAATGACATACAGAATAAGTGTGTTGGCTATGATTGTATTTGGTTCTGTTGCAAAGGTTCAAATTGTATGGGATTTAGCGGACTTATTTATGGGATTTATGGTTATTATTAATTTAATTGCTATTACCTTACTTTCAAAAGTAGCATTTGCGGCGTTACAAGATTATATAAACCAGAAAAAAACTGGTAAAGATCCTGTTTTTTATAAAGAAAGCATTAAAGGACTTGAAAATGTTGAATGTTGGGATAGTTATGAGGAAACTTCAAAAAAGAAAAGTGTGTAA
- the glsA gene encoding glutaminase GlsA, giving the protein MIKDSIVQIEGQEKVCLDQWVAHYRTYAAKGRSASYIPALGEINVSQLGICIVKPDGTMIKSGDWEVPFTLQSISKVIGFIAVCLSRGISYVLERVDVEPTGDAFNSIIRLEIHKPGKPFNPMINAGAITIASLLPGISVKEKLESLYVLIEKMIEKRPAINEIVFQSEWETAHRNRALAYYLKENGFLESDVEETLEVYLKQCSIEINTEDIALIGLILAHDGYHPIRKEQVLPKEVARLTKALMLTCGMYNASGKFAAFIGLPAKSGVSGGIMTLVPSKSRKDLSFQDGCGIGIYGPAIDEYGNSLPGVMLLEHIAKEWDLSIF; this is encoded by the coding sequence ATGATAAAGGATTCTATCGTTCAAATTGAGGGTCAAGAAAAAGTTTGCTTAGATCAATGGGTAGCTCATTATCGAACGTATGCAGCTAAGGGACGAAGCGCCAGTTATATTCCCGCTCTGGGGGAAATAAATGTATCGCAGTTAGGGATTTGTATAGTAAAGCCAGATGGAACAATGATAAAGTCAGGAGATTGGGAGGTACCTTTCACATTACAAAGTATATCAAAAGTAATCGGGTTTATAGCCGTTTGTTTAAGTCGTGGTATTTCTTATGTATTAGAACGAGTTGACGTAGAGCCAACTGGAGATGCCTTCAATTCGATTATTCGTTTAGAGATACATAAACCAGGAAAACCTTTTAATCCTATGATTAATGCTGGAGCGATTACGATAGCTTCACTTTTGCCAGGGATATCGGTGAAAGAAAAATTAGAATCTCTATACGTATTAATTGAAAAAATGATAGAGAAGCGTCCTGCTATTAATGAAATAGTATTTCAATCAGAATGGGAAACGGCTCATCGTAATAGAGCTTTAGCATACTATTTAAAGGAGAATGGTTTTCTAGAATCAGATGTGGAGGAGACACTAGAGGTTTACCTAAAACAATGTTCAATTGAAATAAATACAGAAGATATTGCCTTAATAGGGCTTATACTAGCACATGATGGATATCATCCTATTCGCAAAGAACAAGTGCTCCCTAAAGAAGTAGCTAGGTTAACAAAAGCTTTAATGCTTACTTGTGGAATGTACAATGCTTCCGGGAAATTTGCTGCTTTTATTGGATTACCAGCTAAGAGTGGGGTATCCGGCGGAATTATGACACTTGTTCCCTCAAAATCTAGGAAGGATTTATCGTTTCAAGATGGATGTGGTATTGGTATTTACGGACCAGCCATTGATGAATATGGGAATAGTTTACCAGGAGTTATGTTGTTAGAACATATTGCAAAAGAATGGGATTTGAGTATATTTTAA
- a CDS encoding ATP-binding protein → MIILNLSNLVKKDIYILVLMILTVPLVGEIKSFPLNETFRMSFGAPTFFFFLLLFRRVPAFLPGFLTAIVVVVFRMSMDVIIKGNMDWLAAFHTHYPSFFFYFTYSYLFHLAKIKRFYHQPLMIGLIGCVIEILSDCVELMIQYFVLKTSITSEAINEIVVIACSHSFIVLSFFNMMKLYEAQSRERHIKKQNEHMLMLISNLYEDAVHLKKTLQDTENITKKSYDLYKTLDSFEHKQMDFQFQDLRQQALQIAGEVHDVKKDNQRIFAGLSKLISDESFTDYMSVHELVNIIIRANTKYARLLEKDIQFVYKIDGVHPHYHIYTILSIVNNIVTNAVEAIQSMGTIIIDINKDHHFVEFRIGDNGPGISSKYKDSIFEPGFTSKYDGLGNPSTGIGLSYVKEMVEQLEGDVTLEDRTEGRGSIFIIRLGIDHIISKG, encoded by the coding sequence GTGATTATTTTGAATCTTAGTAATTTAGTAAAAAAAGACATCTATATTCTTGTTTTAATGATACTTACAGTACCCTTAGTAGGTGAAATAAAGTCATTTCCCTTAAACGAAACATTTAGAATGAGCTTTGGTGCACCGACATTTTTCTTTTTTTTGTTATTGTTTCGACGAGTTCCAGCATTTTTACCGGGTTTTTTAACAGCAATAGTCGTTGTAGTATTTCGTATGTCAATGGATGTAATAATAAAGGGAAATATGGATTGGTTAGCCGCTTTTCATACTCACTATCCTAGTTTTTTCTTTTATTTTACGTATTCGTATCTCTTTCATTTAGCAAAAATTAAACGTTTTTATCATCAACCACTAATGATTGGTTTGATTGGTTGCGTTATTGAAATATTGTCAGACTGTGTGGAATTAATGATTCAATATTTCGTATTAAAAACATCGATCACATCCGAGGCAATAAATGAGATCGTTGTTATCGCATGTTCCCATAGTTTTATAGTTCTAAGCTTTTTCAATATGATGAAATTGTATGAAGCGCAATCAAGGGAGAGACACATAAAGAAACAAAATGAACATATGCTTATGCTCATTTCTAATTTATATGAAGATGCTGTTCATTTAAAAAAAACATTACAAGATACTGAGAATATAACAAAAAAATCCTATGATTTATATAAAACCTTAGACTCTTTTGAGCATAAACAGATGGATTTTCAGTTTCAGGATTTAAGGCAACAGGCATTACAAATTGCTGGTGAGGTGCATGACGTTAAAAAGGATAATCAACGTATTTTTGCGGGACTTTCAAAACTAATTTCTGATGAAAGTTTTACAGATTATATGTCTGTACATGAACTAGTAAACATCATTATACGGGCAAATACGAAATATGCACGGTTGCTAGAGAAAGACATCCAATTTGTATATAAAATTGATGGTGTGCATCCTCATTATCATATTTATACAATCCTATCTATTGTAAATAATATCGTGACAAACGCTGTAGAGGCTATCCAAAGTATGGGAACCATTATAATTGACATTAATAAAGACCATCATTTCGTTGAATTTCGAATAGGAGATAACGGTCCAGGTATTTCTTCAAAATATAAAGATTCAATTTTTGAGCCTGGTTTTACTTCTAAATATGATGGTTTAGGCAATCCATCGACAGGCATCGGACTATCGTATGTTAAAGAAATGGTCGAACAACTTGAAGGTGATGTTACGCTTGAGGACAGAACCGAAGGAAGAGGATCAATTTTTATAATTAGATTAGGGATTGATCATATAATTTCGAAAGGGTGA
- a CDS encoding response regulator produces MYFYIVDDEKAVRSMLAQIIEDEDLGEVIGEAEDGLSLEKYMPILKNIDILFIDLLMPIQDGIKTIRQIKPSFKGKIIMVSQVESKELIAEAYSLGVEYYIIKPINRIEVLTVVRKVIERIRLEKSIKNIQESLNTVLKLDSNSSAQEKYRNEKHLNTFNHFQNSIHFLLSELGIASENGSKDLMDMLDYLYKYEQDNTLEQGFPSLKEIFMNLAQKKLGDSAEDTELKRFIEASKQRIRRAIYQSLNHLASLGLTDFLNPKFENYASRFFDFTTVRRKMTELNNEPTVPARIDTKKFIQVLYFEAKRIHLELR; encoded by the coding sequence ATGTATTTTTATATAGTAGATGATGAAAAAGCGGTTCGTTCAATGTTGGCTCAAATTATCGAGGATGAAGATCTTGGAGAGGTTATAGGAGAAGCTGAGGATGGTTTATCTTTAGAGAAATACATGCCGATCCTTAAAAATATAGACATTTTATTTATTGATTTGTTAATGCCCATTCAAGATGGAATAAAAACAATTCGTCAAATAAAGCCTTCGTTTAAAGGGAAAATCATCATGGTCTCTCAAGTAGAATCAAAAGAATTAATTGCTGAAGCTTATTCGCTTGGCGTTGAATACTATATTATTAAGCCAATTAACCGGATTGAAGTATTAACAGTTGTCCGGAAAGTCATTGAAAGAATTCGTTTGGAAAAATCGATAAAAAACATTCAAGAATCGCTTAATACGGTACTAAAATTGGATAGTAATTCAAGTGCGCAAGAAAAATACCGTAATGAAAAACATTTAAATACTTTTAATCATTTTCAAAATTCCATTCATTTTCTTTTGTCGGAATTAGGAATAGCCAGTGAAAATGGAAGTAAAGATTTAATGGATATGCTAGATTATTTATATAAATATGAACAAGATAACACGTTGGAACAAGGTTTTCCCTCACTAAAAGAGATTTTTATGAATTTAGCTCAAAAAAAACTTGGGGATTCAGCTGAAGATACCGAATTAAAAAGGTTCATAGAAGCTTCCAAACAACGGATTCGGAGAGCAATTTATCAATCATTAAACCATTTAGCATCTCTTGGACTTACTGATTTTTTAAACCCGAAGTTCGAAAATTATGCTTCTAGATTTTTTGATTTTACTACCGTAAGGAGAAAGATGACAGAATTGAATAATGAACCAACAGTACCTGCTCGTATTGATACGAAAAAATTCATTCAAGTTCTTTATTTTGAAGCAAAACGAATACACTTGGAATTAAGATGA
- a CDS encoding spore germination protein, whose translation MSWWKSRDKQVKKNNIQSKTKQEYKPSQNATVHFTNDFASNLKLIKQQIGHNSDVRFRKFNIGRTDIQAGIIFVDGLSDKEIIDKHIMKLLMDDFSDEYKNESSYVEGTVSKEYIKNKVLTISEVAEVHYIKDVISKVLIGSTALLIDGLADVFILGTTKANKRNMEEPVSEALVRGPRVGFTEVLSDNTSLLRRHCADENLSLVKLPVGVRAKKELVVAFIKDLASTELVEEIKNRIQKIDIDSVLESGYIEQLIEDNYLSPFPQIQNTERPDRVISALMEGRVAILLDGTPFVLIAPVTFSMLLQSPEDYYERWLPGTLLRLLRFMTAFVSLFAPALYISFISFHPGLIPTKLAISIIGSREGVPFPALIEALIMEVAIEVLREAGLRLPKPIGPAMGIVGGLIIGQAAVEAGIVSPIMVIVVAVTAISSFTIPQYSVGITLRILRFVAMFCAAIFGLYGVILFFLLLCSHLVKLKSFGVPYTSPAVPYRFSDWKDFMVRMPLKIMRRRPKIMHTKKTIRKK comes from the coding sequence ATGAGTTGGTGGAAGTCCAGAGACAAACAAGTGAAGAAAAATAATATTCAAAGTAAAACGAAACAAGAGTATAAACCTTCTCAAAATGCAACCGTTCATTTCACAAACGATTTTGCCTCTAACTTAAAACTTATAAAGCAACAGATCGGACATAATTCTGATGTTCGCTTTCGGAAGTTTAATATTGGACGCACAGATATTCAAGCTGGGATCATTTTTGTTGATGGTCTATCAGATAAAGAGATCATTGACAAACATATTATGAAATTACTAATGGATGATTTTTCTGACGAATATAAAAATGAATCTTCTTATGTGGAGGGGACTGTTTCAAAAGAATATATTAAAAATAAAGTTCTTACAATTAGTGAAGTAGCAGAAGTCCATTACATAAAAGATGTGATATCCAAAGTATTGATAGGTTCAACAGCTCTTTTAATTGATGGTTTAGCAGATGTGTTTATTCTTGGTACAACAAAAGCAAATAAACGAAACATGGAAGAACCAGTATCAGAGGCATTAGTCAGAGGGCCACGGGTTGGTTTTACTGAAGTATTAAGTGATAATACCTCACTTTTGCGACGGCATTGTGCAGATGAGAACTTATCATTAGTAAAGCTACCAGTAGGAGTACGTGCAAAGAAAGAATTAGTTGTCGCATTTATTAAAGATCTTGCTAGTACAGAATTGGTGGAAGAAATAAAAAACAGAATTCAGAAAATTGACATAGACAGTGTACTCGAATCTGGTTATATAGAGCAACTCATTGAAGATAATTATCTCAGTCCTTTCCCGCAGATTCAAAATACAGAACGACCTGATCGTGTTATTAGTGCTTTGATGGAAGGCCGAGTAGCTATTTTGTTAGATGGAACACCATTTGTTTTAATTGCTCCAGTTACATTTAGTATGCTGCTGCAATCACCAGAAGATTATTATGAAAGGTGGCTTCCTGGTACGCTTCTCCGCTTATTACGCTTCATGACAGCGTTTGTTTCATTATTTGCTCCAGCACTGTATATTTCTTTTATTTCATTTCATCCAGGATTAATTCCCACCAAGCTAGCTATTTCTATTATCGGATCGCGAGAAGGAGTTCCTTTTCCCGCTTTAATCGAAGCGTTGATTATGGAAGTAGCCATCGAAGTTTTACGAGAAGCAGGTTTACGTCTGCCTAAACCGATTGGACCTGCAATGGGAATTGTGGGCGGTTTAATAATTGGTCAGGCTGCCGTAGAAGCAGGAATCGTTAGCCCAATAATGGTTATCGTTGTTGCGGTAACAGCTATTTCTTCTTTTACTATCCCACAATATAGTGTGGGAATTACGTTACGCATTCTTCGTTTTGTAGCTATGTTTTGTGCTGCGATATTTGGATTGTATGGAGTTATTCTCTTCTTTCTTTTACTTTGCAGTCATTTAGTGAAACTGAAAAGTTTTGGCGTTCCTTATACTAGCCCTGCTGTTCCGTATCGATTTAGTGACTGGAAAGATTTTATGGTTCGCATGCCATTAAAAATAATGAGACGTAGACCAAAAATAATGCATACTAAAAAAACTATCCGCAAAAAGTAG
- a CDS encoding spore germination protein, which yields MITKSQDRITTSQAVVIIVNYILGTGILTLPRASVEKVKTPDVWLSVILGGILAMVSGVIMVKLSQGFPEKTFYQYSQEIVGKWIGRLLSFLIIGYFLTTSAFQIRSMAEVISFFLLEGTPTWAIIMPFMWIGLYLIMSGINSIARMFEIIFPITVFIFLVISFMSIGIFEIDNLRPVLGFGIKPVLDGIKTTSLAYTGPEIMLILLVFMEQRNKAVKAILVGISIPLIFYVITVVMVIGALSIDGVVTRTWPTIDLMRSFEISGLIFERFESLLLVIWIMQIFATYTISYYAAALGLAQLFKKSIHPFIFALIPIIYIIAMTSKNINHLLKLGDMLGNAAIFLFGLLPLLLLIIKRLKGGIV from the coding sequence GTGATTACTAAATCCCAAGACCGAATAACAACTTCGCAAGCAGTTGTTATTATTGTAAATTACATACTCGGAACAGGAATCCTCACTCTGCCCAGAGCATCTGTGGAAAAAGTGAAAACACCAGATGTATGGCTAAGTGTGATATTAGGTGGAATACTCGCAATGGTTTCAGGAGTAATCATGGTCAAATTAAGTCAAGGATTCCCAGAAAAAACCTTTTATCAATACAGTCAAGAAATTGTAGGGAAATGGATAGGCAGGTTGCTTAGTTTTCTTATTATAGGTTATTTTCTTACAACCTCAGCTTTTCAAATTCGTTCAATGGCAGAAGTAATAAGCTTTTTTTTGCTCGAAGGAACTCCTACATGGGCTATTATTATGCCTTTTATGTGGATAGGTCTTTATTTGATTATGAGTGGTATTAACTCAATTGCACGGATGTTTGAAATAATATTCCCTATTACTGTTTTTATTTTTTTAGTCATTTCCTTTATGAGTATCGGAATATTTGAGATAGATAATCTCCGTCCCGTATTGGGTTTTGGGATTAAACCAGTGTTAGATGGGATAAAAACAACGTCTCTCGCATATACAGGTCCTGAAATTATGTTAATTCTTTTGGTGTTTATGGAACAACGAAATAAAGCAGTAAAAGCTATTTTAGTTGGAATTTCTATTCCGTTAATCTTTTATGTAATAACTGTTGTAATGGTCATCGGTGCATTATCAATTGATGGGGTTGTAACAAGAACATGGCCGACAATTGACCTTATGCGCAGTTTTGAAATTTCTGGTTTGATATTTGAACGTTTTGAATCTTTACTACTTGTAATATGGATTATGCAAATATTTGCTACCTATACGATTAGTTACTATGCAGCTGCATTAGGATTAGCCCAACTCTTTAAAAAGAGTATTCATCCATTTATTTTTGCTTTGATTCCAATCATTTACATCATTGCTATGACTTCGAAAAATATAAATCATTTGCTTAAATTGGGGGATATGCTCGGTAATGCTGCTATATTTTTATTTGGTTTACTGCCACTGCTCCTTCTTATTATTAAGCGATTAAAAGGAGGAATAGTGTGA